The genomic region GCATGGCGCAAGGATACCACTCGTGATTTTACGAGGCAATGGCGCGCCGGGCGGAGGGCGCGGGGCGGATTTTGACGTACCGTCACGCGATCGGTACCATAAACATGCCTTGTCGCAATGGAAAGGCGGGATGGAAACCGAATACCATGAATATTTCGCTCGGGATCAACACTGGTTTCGCGATCAACCGGTTTCCGCGTCCTGAAGACTGGATTCCGGTTGTATCCCAGGAACTTGGGCTGGACACGGTTCAGTTCACGGCGGACCTGTTGAACCCCTTTTTGCCGGATTCGTTGATTGAGCGGGATGTTGCGCGCATTCGGGAATTGTGCGGCCGCTCGGGTATTCGAGTGGAAACCGCTTTCACCTCGGCGTTTACGCGTGTGAACCATGTGCTGCACCCGGACTTGGAGATGCGGCGCGTCTGGCTGGGGTGGCTGAAGCGGTTCATCGACATCTCGGCGGCTCTTGGCGCGTCTGGGATGGGGAGCCACTTCGGCATCATGTCGGTGCACGACAATGCGGAGCCTGAGCTGCGTGAGGAGCGCATCGCGGGGGGCGTTGCGGCGTGGCGCGAGCTATCCGAACACGCGGCTTCGCGTGGCCTTGACTACGTGATGTTCGAGCCGATGTCGATTCCGCGCGAGGTGGGAGAAACGATAACCGCAACCCGCGGCATTCTTGACCGCTGCACGGAAGGTTTCGCGGTTCCCATGCGGTTGTGTCTGGATGTGGACCACGGTGATCTCGAGTCGTCTGAGCCACGAGACACGGACCCGCACGCCTGGATTCGCGCTTTTGCGGGGGAGATCGCGTGCATTCATGTCAAACAGAGCGTGCGTGACAAAGGGGGGCATTATCCGTTCACTCGGGAATTCAATGAGCAGGGCAAGATCGTGCCGGAGGAGATCATCGGCACCATGGCATCGGCAGGCATCGAGGATTGCACGCTCTTGCTCGAGATCTCGCATCGTGAGCGCTGGCCGGCGGAGTACCGCGTGCTCCATGATCTGAAGGCTTCGGTGGCCTACTGGAAGCGGGCGCTCGAAGCCGCCGCGGCGCGCAAGCAAGATGTGCCCGGCGGCGGGTTCGTATAGCGCGGGTAGAGACAAGGGGAAGGAATTGTGAATATCGTAATGCACAGTTACACGTTCAGGACCTATCCGCTCGAGGAAGCGTTTCGGGCGGCCCGCCAATTCGGATGGGGCGGGATTGAATTGCAGCCGTGCCATTTCAATCTGGAAAACATCGCTGCGGAGTTGCCCCGCTGCATAGAGGTGGGGAAATCCTACGGCGTACCGATCGTGTGCGTGGATTTCGGCGGTGATTTCATCAACGAGAATCCACAGGTGGTTGCAGAATCAGTCGCGGCTGTCGAGATGGTGATCGAGACGTGCGCGCGGTATGGCGTGCATCTCATAAACGGAGGCGTGGGCTCGTTGAGCGTGCACCCGACGGATTACGGTCAGAACGGTTCGGCGCTGGCGAAAGAGGCCCATTACGAGCGTGCCGCGGATGCTTTCCGGCACCTGGGACCTTTCGCGGGCGAGCGCGGTGTGCGGATTGTGTTCGAGATTCATATGAATACGATTCACGACACTGTTGCGTCGACGGTGAGGCTGCTCGACAAGATCGGCTGCGACAACGTGATGGCGAACCCCGATCCCGGCAACATGTTCAGCACGAGCACGGCCGAGCACGAGCCCGAAGCCCTCGATAAACTTGCCGGACGCGTAGGCTATTTTCACTTCAAGAACTGCTATCTTCACGCCGGACAGTACAGTTACAGCGTGAAACTGGCCGACGGGCACATCGACCTGAACCGGTACGTTCAAAAGCTGGTCGAGCTTGGGTATGATGACAACGTATGTGTGGAATACTGCGGCGCGGGTGACCCCCACGCCGCCGCGGAAGAGGATATCAAGTACCTGCGGGCATGCCTCAGCAGAGCCTGCAAGGGCTGAAGGCACCGTGTGACGCCGGTCGTGGGGAATATCGGCGGCAAAGTGAGACAACGGGAGGAGAGGACACCCATGAAAGTGACGATATGCCGACTCGGACTGTTCTTGATGCTCGCGATATTCATCGCGGCCGGCTGCGGCGAGAAGCAGCAAGCCGGCATTGAAGCTCCACCGGAACGCCTGCCGGAGACCGCGACGCCTCCGGCCGAAGTCGCGGCGCCTGAAGCGGCGCCTGCTCCCGAAGCGAACGTGTCCGAGGCGACCATCTATCGTACAAAGTGGGGTGTACCACACATTTATTCGGATTCCCTGGAGGCCGCCATGTACGCGTTCGGATATGCGCAGTCCGAGGATCGTCTAGAGGACATTTTCAGAAATGCGCGCATGGCGTTGGGCCGCATGTCGGAAGCGTTCGGAGAAGAGCACAGCGAGCTTGACTATATGCTGCGGGTATTCCAGAACCCGGAGGTATCTCAGCGGGCGTATGAACACGGTCCGGAACGCATTCGCATGATCTGCGACGCCTATATGGCAGGCATTGAGGCTTACGCCGCGGAGCATCCGGAACGGGTTCCCGAGTACGCTTTAGAACTGGAACCGTGGCACTGCATCGCCATAGGCCGCACCATGATTCTGCAATGGCCGTTAGGGACCATTCAGGACGACTTGAGTAACCGCAAACAGAACCCCGGGCGCGGGTCGAACGGATGGGCTATTTCCCCGAGCCGCTCGGCGGACAAGTGCGCCATCATCCTCACCGACCCGCACCTGACGTGGCGGGATATTCAAGTGTTTTACGAAGCGCGGATCAAAGCCGAAGAGATCGATATAAATGGCCATTTCATTGTGGGCGCTCCGATGTTGGGACTGGGCCATAACGCCAACGTTGGCTGGGCATGCACTACCGGGGGACCGGACACATCCGATGTGTATGAATTGAAAGTCAACCCGGAGAACCCGCTCCAGTACGAACTCGACGGCGAATGGAAACAGGCCGAGCTCCAGATGATCCAATTTGACGTGAAAGGCGCGGAGCCT from Candidatus Hydrogenedentota bacterium harbors:
- a CDS encoding TIM barrel protein; its protein translation is MNISLGINTGFAINRFPRPEDWIPVVSQELGLDTVQFTADLLNPFLPDSLIERDVARIRELCGRSGIRVETAFTSAFTRVNHVLHPDLEMRRVWLGWLKRFIDISAALGASGMGSHFGIMSVHDNAEPELREERIAGGVAAWRELSEHAASRGLDYVMFEPMSIPREVGETITATRGILDRCTEGFAVPMRLCLDVDHGDLESSEPRDTDPHAWIRAFAGEIACIHVKQSVRDKGGHYPFTREFNEQGKIVPEEIIGTMASAGIEDCTLLLEISHRERWPAEYRVLHDLKASVAYWKRALEAAAARKQDVPGGGFV
- a CDS encoding sugar phosphate isomerase/epimerase, with amino-acid sequence MNIVMHSYTFRTYPLEEAFRAARQFGWGGIELQPCHFNLENIAAELPRCIEVGKSYGVPIVCVDFGGDFINENPQVVAESVAAVEMVIETCARYGVHLINGGVGSLSVHPTDYGQNGSALAKEAHYERAADAFRHLGPFAGERGVRIVFEIHMNTIHDTVASTVRLLDKIGCDNVMANPDPGNMFSTSTAEHEPEALDKLAGRVGYFHFKNCYLHAGQYSYSVKLADGHIDLNRYVQKLVELGYDDNVCVEYCGAGDPHAAAEEDIKYLRACLSRACKG